Proteins from one Acropora muricata isolate sample 2 chromosome 9, ASM3666990v1, whole genome shotgun sequence genomic window:
- the LOC136930015 gene encoding tripartite motif-containing protein 2-like translates to MATASRSSAAIITESLVRVFNEELSCPICLEELKEPKCLPECAHNVCRACLENMARPSPEVIRCPICRRVTQMPRGGVKALPTNTVLIRLLEATPGRQERLDVQKSLDKSKPVVEEMEKRLNILDHALEKLETNWRKSKEGIYFTANMMIEEIRNQESKLCSDVEEFFGKKQRVLQHQRQNLSTLISNASSCVQTAAEVLEKGEVQELTDMAKVLTDQLQEITFMNIEDTEEMRSRCQELVDFFPNHDLQITLERECIGELKTQITEKAASSDGYSTDTANFQLMGQVIKKIGHKGTRNGNFRNPGGVASNENGEIAVTDYFNNRVEVFNERGKFLFKFGKKGNAEGQFIGPTGIAYTRNNKLVVMDSRNYRVQIFDSAGQYLLSFGKRGSNEGEFGLAEGIFVDDDNNILVTDTENNRVQIFLMDGTFVRQFGGRGPEGFDKPLGTVYHKDEFYTSDKGNNCIKVFDRFGAYVRQFGRVGFGTGEFRCPRGITVDSANDFILVCDTENHCIHVYKLDGTHVTKFGTKKTPVGIDLLKGRQVIVSSYYGHCVQILTYL, encoded by the coding sequence ATGGCCACTGCCTCGCGTTCTTCAGCCGCAATCATTACGGAAAGTCTTGTTCGGGTTTTTAACGAAGAGCTTTCGTGTCCGATCTGCCTGGAAGAACTGAAAGAGCCAAAATGTCTTCCCGAATGTGCTCACAACGTTTGCAGAGCATGTCTGGAAAATATGGCTCGCCCAAGCCCTGAAGTCATTCGTTGTCCAATTTGCAGGCGAGTCACACAGATGCCGCGGGGTGGTGTAAAGGCTCTTCCAACGAATACTGTTTTGATAAGGTTGCTAGAGGCAACTCCAGGCCGACAAGAACGTTTAGATGTGCAGAAATCACTTGATAAGAGTAAACCAGTTGTAGAAGAAATGGAAAAGAGGCTTAACATCTTAGATCACGCTTTGGAGAAATTAGAAACTAACTGGCGGAAATCCAAAGAAGGCATCTACTTTACAGCCAACATGATGATAGAAGAGATAAGAAACCAGGAGAGCAAATTGTGCTCGGATGTTGAAGAGTTTTTTGGCAAGAAACAGAGAGTGCTACAGCATCAGAGACAAAACTTGTCAACTTTGATTTCGAATGCTTCATCTTGTGTTCAAACTGCTGCAGAGGTTCTCGAAAAGGGGGAAGTGCAAGAATTAACAGATATGGCTAAAGTTCTCACGGACCAGCTgcaagaaataacatttatgaATATCGAAGACACAGAAGAAATGAGATCTAGGTGCCAAGAACTTGTGGATTTCTTTCCCAATCACGATTTACAAATTACTCTTGAAAGAGAATGTATCGGTGAACTCAAAACACAGATTACAGAGAAAGCGGCATCCAGTGATGGATATTCTACAGACACTGCCAACTTCCAGCTCATGGGACAGGTAATCAAGAAAATTGGACACAAGGGAACAAGAAATGGTAATTTCAGGAACCCTGGAGGTGTTGCTTCAAACGAAAATGGAGAAATTGCAGTAACTGACTACTTTAACAACAGAGTGGAAGTCTTTAATGAAAGGGGAAagtttttgttcaaatttggcaaaaaaggGAATGCTGAAGGGCAATTCATTGGTCCTACTGGAATAGCTTATACTAGAAATAACAAACTTGTTGTCATGGATAGCAGAAACTACCGGGTACAAATCTTTGACAGTGCTGGTCAGTATCTCTTAAGCTTTGGGAAGAGAGGATCAAATGAAGGGGAATTCGGCCTTGCAGAAGGGATTTTTGttgatgatgacaataatatACTTGTGACTGATACTGAAAACAATCGTGTCCAGATCTTCTTAATGGATGGTACATTTGTGCGTCAGTTTGGAGGGCGGGGTCCTGAAGGATTTGACAAGCCATTAGGAACTGTCTACCATAAAGATGAATTCTACACCTCTGACAAGGGTAATAACTGCATAAAAGTGTTTGATCGCTTTGGAGCTTATGTTCGGCAGTTTGGTCGTGTGGGATTTGGGACTGGCGAATTTCGATGCCCCAGAGGAATCACAGTTGACTCTGCAAATGATTTCATTTTGGTTTGTGACACTGAGAACCATTGTATACATGTTTATAAATTGGATGGTACACATGTCACAAAATTTGGTACAAAAAAGACTCCAGTTGGAATAGATCTTTTGAAAGGCAGACAGGTAATTGTATCATCATATTATGGTCACTGCGTTCAGATCCTGACATATTTATAg